In Allocoprobacillus halotolerans, a genomic segment contains:
- a CDS encoding ABC transporter ATP-binding protein produces the protein MLLEVKDINVYYGVIHAIKNVSFEVNQGEIVALIGANGAGKTSIMHTISGLIRSRSGSIHFDGKDISKVASHKIPGLGLVQVPEGRHVFTEMTVLENLEMGAYLRKDKENIQKDLEKVFKRFSRLEERKNQLAGTLSGGEQQMLAMGRALMSKPSLLLLDEPSMGLSPILVNEIFDIIKSINKDGVTVLLVEQNANKALSIADRAYVLETGNVIVSGQAKEVADNPKVKEAYLG, from the coding sequence ATGTTATTAGAAGTTAAAGATATTAATGTTTATTATGGTGTGATTCATGCTATTAAGAATGTTTCTTTTGAAGTTAATCAAGGAGAAATTGTGGCTTTGATAGGAGCCAATGGGGCAGGTAAAACTTCTATTATGCATACAATCAGTGGTTTGATTCGTTCTCGTAGTGGATCTATTCATTTTGATGGAAAAGATATTTCTAAAGTTGCATCGCATAAAATTCCTGGACTGGGCTTGGTTCAAGTTCCTGAAGGCCGTCATGTATTCACGGAAATGACAGTTCTTGAAAATTTGGAAATGGGTGCTTATTTAAGAAAAGATAAAGAAAATATTCAAAAAGATTTGGAAAAAGTTTTTAAACGCTTTTCACGTTTGGAAGAACGTAAAAATCAACTTGCTGGAACATTATCTGGTGGTGAACAACAGATGTTAGCGATGGGGCGTGCTTTAATGTCTAAGCCATCATTATTATTATTGGATGAGCCATCAATGGGATTATCACCTATCTTGGTCAATGAAATTTTTGATATTATCAAAAGTATTAATAAAGATGGTGTCACTGTGCTTTTGGTTGAACAAAATGCAAATAAAGCACTCTCTATTGCAGATCGTGCTTATGTGTTAGAAACAGGAAATGTTATCGTATCTGGTCAAGCAAAAGAAGTCGCTGATAACCCAAAAGTAAAAGAAGCTTATTTAGGTTAG